GGTTCCTGGATTTCGACCGCTTATCTGGTTGCTGAAATGATTGCCATCCCCCTGTCGGGGTGGCTCAGTACCGGTTTGTCGGTGCGCCGTTACCTGCTGTGGAGTACCACCGCCTTTATTATCAGCTCACTGCTGTGTTCCATGGCATGGGACCTGAACTCGCTGATTGCGTTTCGTGCCCTGCAGGGATTTTTTGGCGGCGCCCTGATCCCGCTGGCGTTTCGTCTGATTGTGGAATGCCTGCCCTTTGAGAAGCGTGCCATGGGGATGGCGCTCTTTGGCGTCACGGCCACCTTTGCGCCCTCCATCGGGCCTACTCTGGGTGGCTGGCTGACCGAGCATTTCAGCTGGCATTTTCTGTTTTATATCAATGTACCGCCCGGACTCCTGGTGCTGTGGATGCTGGCGTATGGCCTGCAAAAAGGCCCCATCGACTGGGCAAAGCTTGGCAAGGTGAGCTGGGGTGGCATCGCCACCATGGCGCTCGGGCTTGGCTGCCTTGAGGTGGTGCTGGAAGAGGGGAACCGCAAAGACTGGCTCGGCTCCGACTTTATCCGTGATTTGGCCATCATAGCCGCCGTCAACCTGGTGCTGTTTGTCTATTTGCAGCTGAGGAGCCGCAACCCGCTGGTGAACCTGCGTCTGCTGGCCCACAGGGACTTTGCGCTGTCGTCACTGTCGTATTTTTTGTTGGGGCTGGGGTTGTTTGGCGCCATTTACCTGATCCCGCTTTACCTGTCGCAGATCCATAACTATTCGGCGCTGGAAATCGGCAAGGTCATCATGTGGATGGGGTTTCCGCAGCTTTTGGTGCTGCCTCTGGTGCCAAAACTGACCCAAAAGCTGGATCCCCGTTATCTGGCGGCCTGGGGCTTTTTGTTGTTTGCCCTGAGTTACTATCTCAATGCCCATATGACGGCTCAGTATGCCGGTGAGCAGATGATTCTGGCGCAAATCGTCAGGGCGCTCGGGCAGCCATTCGTGTTGGTGCCCATTGGTATGATAGCGACCATGCATTTGCGTCAGGAAGATACCCCAAGCGCCTCTACGCTACTGAATCTTATCCGTAACCTCGGTGGTGCCTGTGGTATTGCGCTGGTGGCAACCATGCTGGATAACCGCTTCCGCCAGCATCTGGCCTATTTGAAAGAGTCGCTGCCCGCGGTCAGTCAACAAGCGCACTCCTACCTGCAACAGCAGGCAAGCAGCCTGTTTGCGGCAGGGGCCGATCCCATGGCAGCCGATTCGATGGCCCGCAAGATGCTGTCTGATACCCTGGTGCGGGAAGCCTACATGCAGGCCTATAACGATGTGTTTTTTGCCATAGGGGGCCTGCTGCTGGTGGCCGTAGTAGCCGTATTGCTTATCAGACCTTCCTCTCAGGCCGGGAATGGCAGCGGTGCCGGGCACTGAGGCAAGGCGTTTGTGGGGCGAGGCGTCTTGGTTGGCAGCAGCGGGATGGCGTCTAATCCTCCAAAGCGGGGCTGCAAGGGGCCGATGGCGGTGATAGACTGACCGCGGTCAATTACCCGGAGGCCCCTATGATCCGCTGGCAAACACAGGCTTTTTCCGACCTCGATGCCCTGACGTTGTACCGTTTATTGAAGCTCAGAGTGGATATTTTTGTTGTAGAGCAGCATTGCCCCTATCCCGAACTCGACGACAAAGATTTGCATCCGCAGGCGATGCATCTGCTGGGTTGGCAGCAGGATTCGCTGGTCGCCTATGCGCGCATATTGCCGCCGGGACTCAGTTACCCTGAAGCCAGTATCGGCCGGGTCGCTGTTTCCGAAGCGGTGCGCGGTGGTGGCATGGCCAGAGCGTTAATGAACAAAGCCATTGAACATGCCCTGCAAACATGGCCTGACGCCGGCATTCAAATCGGGGCGCAGGAATACCTGCAGGGTTTTTATTCCTCACTTGGTTTTACACCAGCCTCCGACGTTTACCTTGAAGATGGGATCCCCCATCTGGATATGCGCTTTCATCAAAGGACATGAGAAGATGACAAACTATGTGATTAACCGTCGCCAACTGGTGTGTGTGGCGAGCTTTTTAGCGTTTCCCGGTAAAGAAGAAGCCCTGATTGAGGCCCTGGGTGCGCTTATTCCCGATACCCGCCGGGAAGTGGGTTGCATCCGATACGAGCTGAACCAGAGCCGCGACGAGCCAGGGCGCATTACCTTTATCGAAAAGTTCGTGGATGTGGAGGCGTTCGACAGCCACTGTGCCAAGGATGCCATTCAGCACTATTTTCATCAGCAGATGCCCGAACTGGTGGAGTCTTTCAAGGTAGAAACCTACCACGAGATCATTGTCTGAGTCGGTTGATATTTGGCAGCAGGCAGCAGTAACACAGACGTTAAAAAGCCCCTGAGAGGGGCTTTTTTAATGCTGAAAACCGGCGGTAGTTATCTTTTATTGGCCGCGCAGCACTATTTGCGGATTGGTATCCAATTCGCCATCGGCAGTCAGGGCTGCCAACTCTTGATCCTGCGCTATCACCGCCAGCGGTCCCCTTGGCATGCTGCGCACAAACAACAACCTGTATCCCCAGGCCTGTAAGCGGTAAAAACTCATTTTTTGTTCGGCAGTCATGATATTCCAATGCTGCTGAAACGTTGGGGCGCTCCCTCGCCTGTCTTGCTCCACCAATGCGGTTTGATTCATCATGACTCGCCTTTTTAGGTGAAAACTGGCACAGTTGCCGCGCATTTTAACAGCAGTTGTATGGTTAAAATTTGCGCTGGCGCATATTTGTAAGCATTTCTTATGACTGAATAGTCAAAGGTTCCTGTTCATGCTCAATTACATAGCTCCGGTATTTCGTCCTCCCTCTGAATGGCAATCGCTGATCCTGCAGGTGACAAACGGCTGCAGTTATAACCGCTGCCGTTTTTGCGACATGTACACCGCTGAACAAAAGCGTTTCCGTGCCTTTAAAGAAGACAAAATTGAAGCTGACCTGAAACAGGCCGCCGCATCAGGTGTGCCCATAAGACGGGTGTTTCTGGCCGATGGTGACGCCATGACACTGCCATTTGCCCGCCTGGAAGCCATTTTGCTGCTTATCCACAAATACCTGCCCGATGTGAGCCGGATTAGCAGCTATTGCCTGCCAAGAAACCTCAGCAACAAGTCGGTGGAGCAACTTGTCCGCCTCAGAGAGCTGGGGCTCAGCCTCATGTATGTGGGCTGCGAGAGTGGCGATGATGAAGTACTGGCCCGAGTCGAGAAGGGTGAAACCTTTGCATCCTCCCTGGCGGCACTGGAGAAAATACGCGCGGCCGGGATGAAGTCCTCGGTGATGATTCTAACCGGCCTTGGTGGCATACATTTGTCACAGCAACATGCCATGAATTCTGCCCGGCTGATGAATGCCGCCCAGCCGGACTATTTGAGTACCCTGGTGGTTACGCTGCCCCTGGGCAAGGCACGCATGGATGAAGGCTTTGACAAGGACTTCCGCTTGCCGGAACAGCG
This sequence is a window from Shewanella zhangzhouensis. Protein-coding genes within it:
- a CDS encoding DHA2 family efflux MFS transporter permease subunit; protein product: MSASIALPQTEVDYGVGSRRAWIAVMGGLIGAFMAILDIQITNASMKEIQGSLGATLEEGSWISTAYLVAEMIAIPLSGWLSTGLSVRRYLLWSTTAFIISSLLCSMAWDLNSLIAFRALQGFFGGALIPLAFRLIVECLPFEKRAMGMALFGVTATFAPSIGPTLGGWLTEHFSWHFLFYINVPPGLLVLWMLAYGLQKGPIDWAKLGKVSWGGIATMALGLGCLEVVLEEGNRKDWLGSDFIRDLAIIAAVNLVLFVYLQLRSRNPLVNLRLLAHRDFALSSLSYFLLGLGLFGAIYLIPLYLSQIHNYSALEIGKVIMWMGFPQLLVLPLVPKLTQKLDPRYLAAWGFLLFALSYYLNAHMTAQYAGEQMILAQIVRALGQPFVLVPIGMIATMHLRQEDTPSASTLLNLIRNLGGACGIALVATMLDNRFRQHLAYLKESLPAVSQQAHSYLQQQASSLFAAGADPMAADSMARKMLSDTLVREAYMQAYNDVFFAIGGLLLVAVVAVLLIRPSSQAGNGSGAGH
- a CDS encoding radical SAM protein; its protein translation is MLNYIAPVFRPPSEWQSLILQVTNGCSYNRCRFCDMYTAEQKRFRAFKEDKIEADLKQAAASGVPIRRVFLADGDAMTLPFARLEAILLLIHKYLPDVSRISSYCLPRNLSNKSVEQLVRLRELGLSLMYVGCESGDDEVLARVEKGETFASSLAALEKIRAAGMKSSVMILTGLGGIHLSQQHAMNSARLMNAAQPDYLSTLVVTLPLGKARMDEGFDKDFRLPEQRGLLEEMHTLLTHLELSQTVFRSDHASNYLVLKGVLGRDKDKLLSQVRLALDSPGAVPLRQEWQRGL
- a CDS encoding GNAT family N-acetyltransferase yields the protein MIRWQTQAFSDLDALTLYRLLKLRVDIFVVEQHCPYPELDDKDLHPQAMHLLGWQQDSLVAYARILPPGLSYPEASIGRVAVSEAVRGGGMARALMNKAIEHALQTWPDAGIQIGAQEYLQGFYSSLGFTPASDVYLEDGIPHLDMRFHQRT
- a CDS encoding putative quinol monooxygenase, which codes for MTNYVINRRQLVCVASFLAFPGKEEALIEALGALIPDTRREVGCIRYELNQSRDEPGRITFIEKFVDVEAFDSHCAKDAIQHYFHQQMPELVESFKVETYHEIIV